The sequence AAAGGTGTTGCAATGAACATGAACATGTATTCAATTGGTTCCGTAACACCTGTCAAGAATGTAGCAAGGGCAGTTGCAAAAAGCATCCCTTTGTATTTTTCTTTCTTATCTGGGTCCACATTGCGATAGATAGCAACTACAACCCCCATCAAGATACCGAAGGATCCGATCATTTGACCAACTTTGAAACGAGCTGGTGTGTACGCATGAAGCAAGTGTTGATATTGGCTAGGGTCTGCCTTCTTCAAGTTAACAAGGTCTGTTACCCAAGCTAACCAAAGTGGATCTTGTCCAAATACAGTTGTTCCTTTGGCAGCACCTGTAAGAACTTGGTAACTACCACCCAATTGAGTATAGTTGATTGGAATGGTCAACATATGGTGAAGACCAAACGGCAAAAGAAGACGTTCCAAAGTACCGAACAAGAAAGGTGCCAAAACTGGAGCTGTTGATTGTGAGTTGGCAATCCAAATACCGAATCCATTAATTCCTGATTGAACTACTGGCCACAAAGCTGCTAAAAGCAAGGCTGTAATGGCTGAACGAACGATAACAACGAATGGTACAAAGCGTTTCCCGTTGAAGAAAGAAAGGGCTTCTGGGAGTTTACGGTAGTTGTAGTATTTATTGAAGGCTGTTGCTCCAACGAAACCTGAGATAATCCCTACAAATACCCCCATATTAAGAGCTGGAGCTTCAAGAACACTGATAAAGTAGTCCGCAACTTTAATCGATCCACCGAAGATTGTGTGTACTGTAGCAGCCTTATCAGTCAACATTGCTGATGTGACTCCGAAAACTGCACCGGTAATACGGTTAATCAAGATGAAAGAGAGACCAGCTGCAAAGGCACCCCCTGCACGCTCTTTGGCCCAGCTACCACCGATAGCGAGTGCAAAAAGGATGTGAAGGTTACCGATAACCCCCCAACCGATTTGTTCGAGAATCCCACCTGTAATAACAAGTGGAGATAAATTCGGGTTGATCATAGGGATTGATTTCCCGATTGAAATCATCAACCCAGCCGCTGGCATGACAGCGATAACGACCATCAAGGCCTTACCAAACTTCTGCCAGAATTCAAAGCTAAATAAACTTTTGAATGATCCTTTGTTCATCATTCAACCTCCTTATATTGTTTAAGGCTCTGTTTTAAGAAAACGTTTGCGCTTAATTTGTTTCTAGTATACCATATTTTAAAAATTTGTAAAGCCTTACATTCATTTTTTTCTCCAAATTTTATCTTTTTTTATCTTTTTTAAGCCAAATTCTTTTTAAAACTCATTCTTTTTTCAACGCAAACGATTTCTTTGAAACTAAAAAACATTCGAATCCTTAAAGGATTCGAATGTTTCATTCTAACTCATCTTGCATGGCATAGCCAATACCACGAACTGTTTTAATATAGCTTTTTTGACCTGGGAGATCAATCTTCCCACGGAGATAACGGATATAGACGTCAACAATATTGGTTTCACCCGTACTTTCATACTTCCAGACACTCTCCAATAACTGCTCACGTGTTACCGCTCCCTTGCTTCCCATCAGGGTCGCTAGGAGGTCATATTCTCTGCGGGTCAAACTAATCATGTCCTTCCCACGATAGACGGTATGGTGTTCCACATCAATGCGCAAATTGCGGTATGACGTTGGGATTTTCATCTGGCTACAATGTTGGTCAATATAATCACGTCCTCTAAAAATGGCTGTGATCTTATCTACCAAATCGCTGATAATAAAGGGTTTGACCATATAGGAAACGGCAAAGCGCTGAATACTCTCTTTGTGCTCAGCAATTTTTTCGCGACTATCCAAAACAATCAAAACAGAAGCTGGGCGAATCCGACTGATTTCCTCTGCGAATCTTTCACCAGACATATCTGACAGATCGTAATTAAACAAGATCAGATCATATTTGGTCGCAGCAATCAACGCCAGACCTGCTTTTCCATCTTCGACCACATCAACTTGATACCCCTCTTTTTGAAGTTCCAAATCAATGAAGCGAGCGATTTGCTTCTCATTTTCTACTAGTAGAACTCGTTTGACCATAGGGCAAGATTATTTTTCGTCGTACCAAGAATAGTGGAAGGTACCTTCTTTGTCTTTACGTTGGTATGTGTGAGCACCAAAGTAGTCACGTTGTGCTTGGATCAAGTTCGCGGGAAGATCCGCTGAACGGTAGCTATCGAAGTAAGTGATGGCTGCTGAGAAGGTTGGTACAGGTACACCTGCTTGAACAGCAAGAGCTACAATGTCACGAACTGATTGTTGGTACTTAGCAGTGACATCCAAGAAGTACTCATCCAATAGAAGGTTAGCAAGATCTGCATCGCGGTTGTAAGCATCTGTGATCTTTTGCAAGAAACGAGAACGGATGATACATCCATCGCGCCAGATAGATGCGATGTCCGCAAATGGCAAGTTCCAATTGTTTTCTTTAGAAGCGACGCGCAATTGAGCAAAACCTTGTGCGTATGAGATG comes from Streptococcus parasanguinis ATCC 15912 and encodes:
- a CDS encoding PTS transporter subunit IIBC, encoding MMNKGSFKSLFSFEFWQKFGKALMVVIAVMPAAGLMISIGKSIPMINPNLSPLVITGGILEQIGWGVIGNLHILFALAIGGSWAKERAGGAFAAGLSFILINRITGAVFGVTSAMLTDKAATVHTIFGGSIKVADYFISVLEAPALNMGVFVGIISGFVGATAFNKYYNYRKLPEALSFFNGKRFVPFVVIVRSAITALLLAALWPVVQSGINGFGIWIANSQSTAPVLAPFLFGTLERLLLPFGLHHMLTIPINYTQLGGSYQVLTGAAKGTTVFGQDPLWLAWVTDLVNLKKADPSQYQHLLHAYTPARFKVGQMIGSFGILMGVVVAIYRNVDPDKKEKYKGMLFATALATFLTGVTEPIEYMFMFIATPLYLIYAFVQGAAFAMADLVHLRVHSFGSIEFLTRTPMAINAGLALDIFNFVWVTVLFAFIMYFIANFMIKKFNYATPGRNGNYEQNDDAPAGDGAAAGAATSSASSQVINIINLLGGRANIVDVDACMTRLRVTVKDAEKVGTEEQWKAEGAMGLVMKGQGVQAIYGPKADVLKSDIQDVLDSGEVIPETLPSQMTAVQKAEATFKGVTDEVHSVADGEVINIEDVKDPVFSQKMMGDGFAVEPENGHIVSPVAGKVTSVFPTKHALGLVTDNGLEVLVHIGLDTVSLEGKPFEVKVTEGQTVAAGDLLVEADLDAIREAGRETSTIVVFTNADAIKSVKVEHTGKLAANAPVATVEL
- a CDS encoding response regulator transcription factor, whose translation is MVKRVLLVENEKQIARFIDLELQKEGYQVDVVEDGKAGLALIAATKYDLILFNYDLSDMSGERFAEEISRIRPASVLIVLDSREKIAEHKESIQRFAVSYMVKPFIISDLVDKITAIFRGRDYIDQHCSQMKIPTSYRNLRIDVEHHTVYRGKDMISLTRREYDLLATLMGSKGAVTREQLLESVWKYESTGETNIVDVYIRYLRGKIDLPGQKSYIKTVRGIGYAMQDELE